Genomic window (Marinifilum sp. JC120):
GCGGACAGGGAACCCTGACAGCCACCAACCTCCTTGCACAGGCGGTTCTTGACTGCGGTATCGATGTCACTGCCGGAGAAATTCACGGAATGGCCCAGCGCGGCGGTGTTGTTGAATCCGCACTGCTCATCGGGCTGGCCTCCCCCAAAATAGGACATGGTGAAGCAGACGTCATCCTCGGCTTCGAGCCGCTGGAAACCCTACGCGCCCTGCCCTACTTGAAACCCGGCGGAACAGTGCTTTCCAGCACCGAATATGTTCCTCCGCTTTCCGTATGCACCGGAAAAGCAGAAAACACCCCCTTTGAAGTTATCAAAGAAAGGGTTGATGGATGCGCCGGAAAAGCATACTACCTGCCCTGCCAGAGTTTAGGCCTTGAAGCCGGAGCTGTGCAGAGCGGTAACATTGCTCTGCTCGGAGCACTCTGCGCCACAGGATGCATTCCGCTTAAACCGGAACAACTGGCTGAAACAATAAAATCAGCCATGAAACCGAAAATTGCGGATATAAACCTGAAGGCTCTGGAACTCGGAGTGAAGGCAGTTTCTTAAGTAAAATGATCGACAGCCGCATTATACAATGCGGCTGTCGACTTTTCTGAACAATCTATTATAATCGGGAGGACACTCCCGAAGCGCCAACAAAATTTTAGGCCGGAACCACGGAGCAGAAGAACGCTTCGACAAAGCTGAAATCTAAAAACAGCCTGGGCGGCACGAGTAAAAAAATGATTAGAAACGGACTGACGGAACGAGTGGACAATATCTATCTTTCAACTTTGAGTGAAATTCTTGATTCTGTAGCTCCCCATCACGATTTGGAACCCAGCCTCAATGCTATTCTTGAAGTTCTGTCCAAAGATCTCCATTTCCCGCGTGCATTCCTGGCCATTATGGACCCGGAATCGGAAAAACTGAAGCTATCAATTACCCATAGCCCCGCAAAAGACTACACCGCCACATACGCACCGGGCAAAGGTGTTGTGGGGAAAGTTTACGAAACGGGTGAATCAGTAATCATCCCTAGAATGTCGGAAGACAACCAGTTGCTGAACAAAGCATTCAACAGGTCGGAAGAAGAACAGAGAAAACTTTCTTTCATCTGCGTCCCTGTTAAAAGCACTGATTCAGATGGCAATCAGGAAGTTCTCGGCGCTCTGAGTGTCGATTCTCCCATTCTGCCCATGAATGATCTGCTCGAACACAAGCAATTTCTCGAAGTAGTTGCTGCGCTGATTTCCAATCAGGTATCCCGCTTACAGGAAGAAATGTCCCTGCAAGCACAGATGCTTTCTCAGGGCATGATGCCCGGAGCTGTGGACGTTCCTCCACCGGCCGACTTTGTGGCTACTTCCAAAAGCATGAAACAAGTGCTCAGACAGTCCCGGCAGGTCGGCCCCAGCCGCGCCACAGCCCTGCTGCGTGGTGAATCCGGTACCGGTAAAGAACTTCTTGCCGAAGCCATTCATTCATGCAGCCCCAGAAGAGATAAGCCGCTGGTCAAGCTCAACTGCGCAGCCCTTCCTGCTGAACTGGTGGAAAGTGAACTTTTCGGACACCAGAAAGGTGCCTTTACCGGCGCCTATCAAAATAAACGCGGTCTCTTTGAAATCGCCAACAACGGAACCCTCTTCCTTGATGAAATCGGGGAACTCTCCCTTGACGCACAGGCCAAAGTACTGCGCGCCATTCAGGAAAAGGAAATTCAGCGCGTAGGCTCAGAACAGCCCATCGCAGTTGATGTCCGCCTTATCTGCGCTACCCACCAGCCTCTGGAAAAACTGCTGCGCGAAGGCAAATTCAGGGAAGACCTTTTTTATCGCATCAACGTCTTCCCCATCTTCATTCCGCCTCTGCGTGAGCGTCGCGAAGACATCCTACCGCTGGCAGAAAAATTCCTCGATCTGTTTTCCGGGGAATACAGCAAGGAAATCAAACGAATCTCCAGCCCCGCAATCGACCTCTTTACCCAGTACCACTGGCCGGGAAACGTGCGTGAGCTGAAGAACTGCATCGAGCGCGCCGTGCTCATCTGCGAAGAAGAGGTAATCAGGACTTACCACCTGCCCCCAACCTTGCAGACCGCAGAATCCACAGCCACTGACACCTCCCTTTCCTTTGGTGAGGCTGTGGCTAAGTTCGAACAGGAACTGCTGGTGGACTCCTTGAAAAAGGCACGCGGGAACATGTTACAGGCAGCAAGAGACCTGCGGGTAAGCTACCGTATCGTCAACTACAAGGTCAAAAAGTACAATATTGACGTTAAGAAATACGCAGGCGCAAAAAAGAAAAAATAGAATATGCAAACTTTAAAGCACGCCGGAAAAGGCATTCTCAAGCCTCTCTTCTGCGCAGCTTTATGTCTGCTGACATTTATTATTATGGGTTGTTCCAGTGCTAAAAATGCACCGGAGCAACCCTTTGTCATTCCTTTTGACTCCGATCACATCACAACAGATAAATCCCTATCCGTATCCACTAAACTTTATCCTAATGGCGATGATGAACGCGACTTCAAAACCATCACCCATCAGGATTTCTACTTTGGCAACAAGAATTGTACTGCCAGCATACGTCTAATCTTAAACCGCAAAGCAACCGTAGACATGCCTGAAATCGGCGATTGGTCAACCGTATCCGTTGGCAACTGCTTAAGTGGTGAAAAAGGCGTAAACTGCTACACAGCGCACATCGACTGCCATCTGGTACGCACAACCTTCATTCCTACCGGAAAACGCAGTCTCACCGTGATCAGAGTACGCAACAGGGCGCGGGAGCCGCAGGAACTTTGCAAACAATGGGACCCGCACAACCTCAGCCCTGATCAGCAGGAAGAAGTTGAAACTTTCAACCTGACTTCTGATTCTTTGTTTAAATTTGAATAAGAATCCCAAAAACCTTCAATAAGCTTCGCATATAGCTTATTCAAACGTCACACAAACAAAGCCCGCAATATCGATCAAGATATTGCGGGCTTTGTTTGTCGCACTTTTAAATATACGGAGCGGCGAAGCCTAATAAAAGGTTTTGAAAGGGAATCCAAAGGGAAAACTTTTGCAAAAGTTTTCCCTTTGGCCCCCGGAGGGATTCTTAAATGGAATCGTAATCATACTCCTCATCGGAGACGATAACTGAATTGGACTTCCAAAGCTCTTCGGGATCGCCAAAATTCTTCTTGGCTTCACGGAATCCCATGTTGAATGCCTTGACGTTAATCTCCCTGATTTTCTCAGGAAGTACAGCCTCAAGATTCTTACGCATGGTCCGCTGCTGCGCAAAAGGAAGCAGGTAGGTTGCCGCGCCGAGAACAATAGTATTCATGGCCTGAGGCAATCCCAGCTTATCCTTGGCAAGCTTAGTGAAAGGCAGACCGATAAACTGGTTCACCGGAGGCTGCTTGACCAGATCAGTCTCGATCATGAGCAAACCACCGGGCTTCAGGTTGCGGTAATACATATTACACGCTTCCTGACTCAGGGCGATGAGCAGATCGACTGATTCAGCCTTGGGGTAACTGATTACCTCGGAGCTGATCACCAAATCGGAACGACTGGCACCGCCACGAGCTTCCGGGCCATAACTCTGGGTCTGGGTCACGAAATAGCCGTGCCCGAGAGCCAGACCAGATCCCATGACCTTACCAAGGGTCAGAATACCCTGTCCGCCAAGACCGGAAAGGCGAATTTCAAATCTGTCCAGAGGTTGATTTTTCATTACAGACCTCCCTGACAGTTTGCAGCCATTTCATAGAATTTTTCTTCCAGACCAGGCTCGTCCTTCTGTACGAACACGCCGGAAGGAACTTTCTTGGCTTTATCGGCTTCACTCAACTTGTTGTAGCGGTCAATGTCGATGACATCCTTCTTGAGCGTCTTATACATATCAACCGGAGTCTT
Coding sequences:
- a CDS encoding indolepyruvate ferredoxin oxidoreductase, which translates into the protein MDTRLRIFMTGVGGQGTLTATNLLAQAVLDCGIDVTAGEIHGMAQRGGVVESALLIGLASPKIGHGEADVILGFEPLETLRALPYLKPGGTVLSSTEYVPPLSVCTGKAENTPFEVIKERVDGCAGKAYYLPCQSLGLEAGAVQSGNIALLGALCATGCIPLKPEQLAETIKSAMKPKIADINLKALELGVKAVS
- a CDS encoding GAF domain-containing protein: MIRNGLTERVDNIYLSTLSEILDSVAPHHDLEPSLNAILEVLSKDLHFPRAFLAIMDPESEKLKLSITHSPAKDYTATYAPGKGVVGKVYETGESVIIPRMSEDNQLLNKAFNRSEEEQRKLSFICVPVKSTDSDGNQEVLGALSVDSPILPMNDLLEHKQFLEVVAALISNQVSRLQEEMSLQAQMLSQGMMPGAVDVPPPADFVATSKSMKQVLRQSRQVGPSRATALLRGESGTGKELLAEAIHSCSPRRDKPLVKLNCAALPAELVESELFGHQKGAFTGAYQNKRGLFEIANNGTLFLDEIGELSLDAQAKVLRAIQEKEIQRVGSEQPIAVDVRLICATHQPLEKLLREGKFREDLFYRINVFPIFIPPLRERREDILPLAEKFLDLFSGEYSKEIKRISSPAIDLFTQYHWPGNVRELKNCIERAVLICEEEVIRTYHLPPTLQTAESTATDTSLSFGEAVAKFEQELLVDSLKKARGNMLQAARDLRVSYRIVNYKVKKYNIDVKKYAGAKKKK
- a CDS encoding pyruvate ferredoxin oxidoreductase; protein product: MKNQPLDRFEIRLSGLGGQGILTLGKVMGSGLALGHGYFVTQTQSYGPEARGGASRSDLVISSEVISYPKAESVDLLIALSQEACNMYYRNLKPGGLLMIETDLVKQPPVNQFIGLPFTKLAKDKLGLPQAMNTIVLGAATYLLPFAQQRTMRKNLEAVLPEKIREINVKAFNMGFREAKKNFGDPEELWKSNSVIVSDEEYDYDSI